The following are from one region of the Plasmodium gaboni strain SY75 chromosome 12, whole genome shotgun sequence genome:
- a CDS encoding putative rhodanese like protein — MNKYCSLKEQNQYNHFIETDKLYDIIKNKEECLLFDTSYYNIHNINNEDIFDDYSNVESIEGSIPMNSIISHNENSNFSFFFPTKNEFFMYLKNILIKNKRNITMLLENIPIILYEKEDIFYSPRIWFIFKMYGFKNVQILNGGLNKWIHEEKDIIYGNNEKKIIKNHINKQTIEKSEHYLSHINNLIENHLKRNENYINKNIMNSIYYYKDIQNLIKLKEQKQMQNYLLVDTRPNKSFSTLITINDNIKVNNFIPFSINLPYNHFLNYHYENNKYVTFKNIKDIKIILEKYDLLNDQKIIISTCNKGISACLILFLLNLFDKPFSKLILYPGSLVEFNYYKYESN, encoded by the coding sequence ATGAATAAGTATTGCTCGTTAAAAGAACAAAACCAATATAATCATTTCATAGAAACtgataaattatatgatattataaaaaataaagaagaatGTCTCCTTTTTGATACTAGCTATTATAAcatacataatataaataatgaagatataTTTGATGATTATAGTAATGTTGAAAGTATAGAAGGAAGTATTCCAATGAATTCAATAATTAGTCATAATGAAAACTCgaatttttcttttttttttccaactaagaatgaattttttatgtacttaaaaaatattcttataaaaaataaaagaaatatcACAATGTTGTTAGAAAATATTCCAATTATTCTATATGAAAAAGAGGATATTTTCTATTCTCCAAGAATATGgttcatttttaaaatgtatGGATTTAAGAATGTGCAAATATTAAATGGAGGTTTAAATAAATGGATACatgaagaaaaagatatcatatatggaaataatgaaaaaaaaattataaagaatCATATAAACAAACAAACAATAGAAAAAAGCGAACATTATTTATCtcatataaataatctTATAGAAAatcatttaaaaagaaatgaaaattatataaataaaaatattatgaacagtatatattattataaggatatacaaaatttaataaaattaaaagaacaaaaacaaatgcaaaattatttattagTTGATACCAGACCTAATAAAAGCTTTTCTACATTGATAACTATcaatgataatataaaagttAATAATTTCATACCATTTTCAATTAATCTGCcatataatcattttttaaattatcactatgaaaataataaatatgtaacatttaaaaatataaaagatatcaaaattatattagaaaaatatgatcTCCTTAATGatcaaaaaattattatatctaCTTGTAATAAAGGTATTAGTGCTTGtcttatattatttcttttaaatcTTTTTGATAAACCTTTTTCTAAATTGATATTGTATCCTGGAAGTTTAGTAgaatttaattattataaatatgaaagtaattaa
- a CDS encoding putative Tat binding protein 1(TBP-1)-interacting protein, producing MEKKKKKSKQEQNKKTPIKNDQKNDTLVDKAENKNNKKKINKLRKEKEINKQNKQNDDKINKQNDDTTNKQNDDNMEKCSNQNQMNKGNKIKKEKSQKKLENLESVDDIKPIKEKDEDEKNSPEDIIEEIDNKTNKNNNKQKSKNKNKKQKIETFQGENVKVQKKKTQENKNIIIKDNIANNNIQITDICESNNVLINIDDSKKETNNKDIFVTNNSSINSSCKNINYSKETIQDNVYVELNKENEIETHHNNTNTSLTFPSNLNKNIIHLEVTEINSEQTIGDNKNAIKKRKCVEKKNEKACKKANDTNDNNNNNNNNNNNVQINGYNKNDITQDVININNITNQNIKPNIIKKGNKTNEPTKPKQTKIILTDNDAKDKILKYMKKANRPYSVINVYDNLHGCINKNNVQRFMDELSKENKLQCKEYGKAKVYLINQKEFKSLNTNEMNKLKMDMQLVQEQNELSKIDYNNLVKKKKKLLQDLELIQNLEEYKKTIQNIEDEIKLYEQMNKNSKFTIEEIEHIKRNHGYLHSMWLKRKTLCIEIIKCIATLTEKDTKGVIYHLGIDVDEDVIPPNLYP from the coding sequence atggaaaaaaaaaagaaaaaatcAAAGCAAGAgcaaaataaaaaaacaccaataaaaaatgatcAAAAAAATGACACTTTAGTAGATAAGGcagaaaataaaaataataagaaaaaaataaacaaactaagaaaggaaaaagaaattaataagcaaaataaacaaaatgatgataagataaataaacaaaatgatGACACGacaaataaacaaaatgatgataatatggAAAAATGTAGTAATCAAAATCAAATGAATAAAGgtaataaaattaaaaaggaaaaaagTCAAAAAAAGTTGGAAAATCTAGAAAGTGTAGATGATATAAAACCCATCAAAGAAAAAgatgaagatgaaaaaaattcaCCAGAAGATATAATCGAAGAAAtagataataaaacaaataaaaataacaacaaacaaaaaagtaaaaacaaaaataaaaagcAAAAAATAGAAACATTTCAAGGAGAAAATGTGAAagtacaaaaaaaaaaaactcaggaaaataaaaatataataataaaagataatatagcaaacaataatatacaaattaCTGATATATGTGAATCAAATAATGTATTAATCAATATAGATGATAgtaaaaaagaaacaaataataaagatatatttgTAACAAATAATAGCTCTATAAATTCATCctgtaaaaatataaactATTCAAAAGAAACTATTCAAGATAATGTTTATGTAGAATTAAATAAGGAAAATGAAATAGAAACAcatcataataatacaaaCACCTCTCTCACATTTCCTAGTAAtctaaataaaaatattattcatttagAAGTCACAGAAATAAATTCAGAACAAACCATAGGAGATAACAAAAATgcaattaaaaaaagaaaatgtgtagaaaaaaaaaatgaaaaggCATGCAAAAAAGCAAACGAtacaaatgataataataataataataataataataataataatgttcAAATTAATGGCTATAATAAAAACGATATAACACAAGAtgttattaatataaacaatataacAAATCAGAATATTAAACcaaatattatcaaaaaagGTAATAAAACTAATGAACCAACTAAACcaaaacaaacaaaaatCATTTTGACAGATAACGACGCAAAAgataaaattttaaaatacaTGAAAAAAGCAAATCGACCATATTCCGTTATTAATgtatatgataatttacatggatgtataaataaaaacaacGTTCAAAGGTTTATGGATGAATTAAgtaaagaaaataaattacaATGTAAAGAATATGGAAAAGCTAAAGTGTATCTTATTAATCAAAAGGAATTTAAAAGCTTAAATACAAACGAAATGAATAAACTAAAAATGGATATGCAATTAGTACAAGAACAAAATGAACTATCTAAAAttgattataataatttagtaaaaaaaaaaaaaaaattattacaaGATTTAGAACTAATACAAAATTtagaagaatataaaaaaacaatacaaaatattgaagatgaaataaaattatatgaacaaatgaataaaaattctAAATTTACTATTGAAGAAATTGaacatattaaaagaaatcATGGATATTTACATTCCATGTGGcttaaaagaaaaacacTTTGTATTGAAATAATTAAGTGTATAGCTACCTTAACAGAAAAAGATACAAAAGGGGTTATATATCATTTGGGTATTGATGTCGATGAGGATGTTATACCACCAAATTTGTATCCTTAG
- a CDS encoding putative DNA-directed RNA polymerase III subunit, giving the protein MKDIIKIKTKKKSVNKINDANEEEVYQLKENTAQNGDDYKNEKNNINRFILNDENINSKNDYNNMMNQCDVIGKNENEEYTHIKMEEEKNKDDLYECKNDDNNFYESKINFIKKQDEANKENNNNNNDHNNNNNDHNNNKNCYYNYYENKHINIFNNKNDVHNKNMSTNKILKDEYYDKNLNGNNINDLKEYLNNENKKQRKTKLYNNMNILNDEENFSGLVIKNKEHNKKIYENSKCVNTLNEKWKLLPAYLKVKGLVKQHIESYNYFIKREIKTIMNATTNKIIKSDIDEHFYVEFLDITVGTPSVEENMIETKLTPQICRQRDLTYSAPIYVDVEYVKGNSIITKNNVEIGRLPVMLRSDICVLNNKSEEELMKLGECPYDPGGYFIVKGTERVLLMQEQLSKNRIIVEMDIKHNICATITSTTAESKSRCAIVYKNNKLYLKHNSFIEDIGVCIILRAMGYESDQEIFQMIGSHKNYVNGILLSLYELYNENIKTNLDALLYIGKKIRPRLLAKGFFSSMKEKQVKNEKDIIEEGLDFLSRVLLSHIQQKSKYDFRNKARCICLMIRRVLDSANNKNEIDDKDYYGNKRLELAGQLISLLFEDLYKRFYFTLKKQIDQTLSKYMQSNYNSKLRSTGNNMNDNYPDVFRNLPKDIITRGMQTAISTGNWNIKRFKMEKSGVSQVLSRLSFIACIGMMTRLNSQFEKGRKVSGPRALQPSQWGVLCPCDTPEGESCGLVKNLALMTHVTNDNENNENLIEILYTLGVEDSDSLTGEEIYKEGVFFVILNGILLGVHKRPQKFMQRIRYLRRYGKIGQFVSIYDNFLHNAIYISTDGGRLCRPLIIIENGKSKLLPQHIKALENGTINFFDLLKSSVIEWIDVNEQNNLLIALNESDISLSTTHLEIDPLTILGVVAGLIPYPNHNQSPRNTYQCAMGKQAIGAIGYNQFVRCDTLLYLLVYPQKPLVKSKTIEFINFEKLPAGQNAIVAVMSFCGYDIEDAIVMNKSSIDRGFGRCMSLRKHSVELKKYFNGSNDIVLPSPLVINKLQQQRQEREIKSEIKNEKEKDGIKKEHQNDNINNNNIIKNSYNNNLSKIDNIKKDSYSHKNISNESKVDIKKMANKDIRKYHSLDMDGVASIGYLIKEGQLYVNKFSPKNIKDHVKDIGKVDINDFKMNEIKYKSVYPSYIDKIIFTENSEGLKIYKIIMRQTRLPELGDKFSSRHGQKGVVGLLVNQEDMPFTESGICPDLIMNPHGFPSRMTVGKLLELVASKAAVMDGEYKYGSIFSGTPFEEIAEILFRYGFNCSSKELLYSGLTGEPLETYIFMGPIYYQKLKHMVQDKIHARARGPRQLLTRQPTEGRSKEGGLRLGEMERDCLIAYGVSNLLLERLMLSSDVCNVYICEDCGMMGYDLYCTFCKKCDKNIVIQMPYACKLLFQELQTMNVFPKIIVKEV; this is encoded by the coding sequence atgaaagaTATTATTAAGATTAAAACGAAAAAGAAAAGCGTgaataaaattaatgatGCAAATGAAGAGGAAGTATACCAGttaaaagaaaatacaGCACAAAATGGTGATGATTATAAGAATGAGAAGAATAACATAAATAGATTTATActaaatgatgaaaatataaatagcaaaaatgattataataatatgatgaaTCAATGTGATGTCATTGGTAAAAACgaaaatgaagaatatacacatataaaaatggaagaggaaaaaaataaagacGATTTGTATGAATgtaaaaatgatgataataatttctatgagagtaaaataaattttattaaaaaacaAGATGAAGcaaataaagaaaataataataataataatgatcataataataataataatgatcataataataataaaaattgttattataattattatgagaataaacatataaatatattcaacaataaaaatgatgtgcataataaaaacatgtcaactaataaaatattaaaagatgaatattatgataaaaatttaaatggaaataatataaatgatttaaaagaatatctaaataatgaaaataagAAACAAAGGAAAACAAAGctatataataatatgaatattttaaatgatgaagaaaattttTCTGGTTTAGTTATTAAGAATAAAGAGcataataagaaaatttaTGAAAATTCAAAATGTGTTAATACATTAAACGAAAAATGGAAACTGTTACCTGCTTATTTGAAGGTAAAAGGTTTAGTTAAGCAACATATTgaatcatataattattttataaaacgagaaataaaaacaattaTGAATGCTActacaaataaaattataaaatcaGATATTGATGAGCATTTTTATGTAGAATTTTTAGATATAACAGTTGGAACACCTTCTGttgaagaaaatatgataGAAACCAAGTTAACACCTCAAATCTGTAGACAACGTGATTTAACATATTCAGCTCCTATATATGTAGATGTAGAATATGTAAAAGGAAATAGTATTATAACCAAAAATAATGTAGAGATTGGTAGATTACCTGTTATGTTAAGAAGTGATATATGtgtattaaataataaaagtgaAGAAGAATTGATGAAATTAGGTGAATGCCCTTATGATCCTGGAggatattttattgttaaAGGTACAGAAAGGGTTTTATTAATGCAAGAGCAATTATCAAAAAATCGAATTATTGTAGAAATGgatataaaacataatatttgtGCAACTATTACATCAACTACTGCTGAATCTAAAAGTAGATGCGCTATTgtatacaaaaataataaactTTATTTAAAACACAACTCTTTTATTGAAGATATTGGTgtttgtattatattacGAGCTATGGGTTATGAAAGTGATCAAGAAATATTTCAAATGATTGGATcacataaaaattatgttaACGGTATATTGTTATcattatatgaattatacaatgaaaatattaaaacCAATTTAGATgctttattatatattgggaaaaaaataagacCAAGGTTATTGGCTAAAGGGTTTTTTAGCTCCatgaaagaaaaacaagtaaaaaatgaaaaggaTATTATTGAAGAAGGTTTAGATTTTTTAAGTCGTGTTTTATTATCTCATATACAGCAAAAAAGTAAATATGACTTTAGAAATAAAGCTAGATGTATTTGTTTAATGATAAGAAGAGTTTTAGATAGTgcaaataataaaaacgAAATCGATGATAAAGATTACTATGGTAATAAAAGATTAGAACTAGCTGGACaattaatatcattattatttgaagatttatataaaagattttattttacattaaaaaaacaaatagATCAAACGTTAAGTAAATATATGCAAAGTAATTATAATTCTAAATTAAGAAGTACTGgtaataatatgaatgataatTATCCAGATGTATTCCGAAATTTACCGAAGGATATTATTACAAGAGGTATGCAAACAGCTATATCAACTGGTAATtggaatataaaaagattTAAAATGGAAAAGAGTGGTGTTTCTCAAGTATTATCACGTTTATCATTTATTGCATGTATAGGAATGATGACCAGATTAAATTCTCAGTTCGAGAAAGGAAGAAAAGTGAGTGGTCCTAGAGCTCTTCAGCCATCACAATGGGGTGTTTTATGTCCATGTGATACGCCTGAAGGAGAATCATGTGGTTTGGTTAAAAATTTAGCCTTAATGACACATGTTACAAATGACAATGAgaataatgaaaatttGATTGAAATATTGTATACCTTAGGAGTAGAGGATAGTGATAGTTTAACTGGagaagaaatatataaagagggtgtattttttgttattttgAATGGTATATTATTAGGAGTACATAAGAGACCTCAAAAATTTATGCAACGTATACGATATTTAAGACGTTATGGGAAAATAGGACAATTTGTATctatatatgataattttttacataatgctatatatatatctacaGATGGAGGACGATTATGTAGACcattaataattatagaAAATGGCAAATCTAAATTATTACCACAACATATTAAAGCTTTAGAAAATGGAActattaatttttttgatttattaaaaagttCAGTTATTGAATGGATTGATGtaaatgaacaaaataatcTTTTAATTGCATTAAATGAATCAGATATATCATTAAGTACTACACATTTAGAAATAGATCCATTAACTATACTTGGGGTAGTTGCTGGATTAATTCCATATCCTAATCATAACCAAAGTCCAAGAAATACATATCAATGTGCTATGGGTAAACAAGCCATAGGTGCTATAGGATATAATCAATTTGTAAGATGTGATACcttgttatatttattagtATATCCACAGAAACCTTTAGTAAAATCTAAAACAATtgaatttataaattttgaaaaattaCCTGCTGGACAAAATGCAATAGTTGCTGTTATGAGTTTTTGTGGATATGATATTGAAGATGCTATAGTTATGAATAAATCGTCCATTGATAGAGGTTTTGGTAGGTGTATGTCTTTGAGAAAACATTCAGTcgaattaaaaaaatattttaatggATCAAACGACATAGTTTTACCTTCTCCGTTAgtaattaataaattacaACAACAACGACAAGAAAGGGAAATTAAAAGTGagataaaaaatgaaaaagaaaaagatggaataaaaaaagaacatcaaaatgataatataaataataataatattattaaaaacagttataataataactTATCCAAAatagataatattaaaaaagattCATATAgtcataaaaatatatctaacGAATCTAAAgttgatataaaaaaaatggcAAATAAAGATATTAGAAAATATCATTCTCTAGATATGGATGGGGTTGCATCTATTGGTTATTTGATAAAAGAAGGGcaattatatgtaaataaattttcaccaaaaaatattaaagatCATGTAAAAGATATTGGAAAAGttgatataaatgatttcaaaatgaatgaaattaaatataaaagtgTATATCCCTCATATattgataaaataattttcaCTGAAAATTCGGAAGgattaaaaatatataaaataattatgagACAAACAAGATTACCAGAATTAGGTGATAAATTTAGTTCAAGGCATGGACAAAAAGGTGTTGTAGGTTTGTTAGTAAATCAAGAAGATATGCCATTTACTGAATCTGGAATATGTCCAGATTTAATTATGAATCCACATGGATTCCCATCTCGTATGACAGTAGGAAAACTTCTTGAGCTAGTTGCATCAAAAGCTGCAGTTATGGATGgtgaatataaatatggTTCCATATTTAGTGGAACACCATTTGAAGAAATAGCCGAAATTTTATTTAGATATGGATTTAATTGTTCCAgtaaagaattattatattctgGATTAACAGGTGAACCTTTagaaacatatatatttatgggaccaatatattatcaaaaattaaaacatatgGTACAAGATAAAATCCATGCTAGAGCTAGAGGACCAAGACAATTACTCACAAGACAACCAACTGAAGGTAGATCAAAAGAAGGAGGTTTAAGATTAGGTGAAATGGAAAGAGATTGTTTAATAGCATATGGTGTTAGCAATTTATTACTTGAAAGATTAATGTTAAGTAGTGATGTATgtaatgtatatatttgtgAGGATTGTGGTATGATGGgatatgatttatattgtACATTCTGTAAAAAATGCGATAAAAACATTGTTATTCAAATGCCATACGCATGCAAATTGTTATTTCAAGAACTTCAAACCATGAATGTTTTTCCAAAAATTATAGTAAAGGAGGTCTAG
- a CDS encoding putative eukaryotic translation initiation factor 5, with the protein MSYVNIPRDRNDPNYRYKMPKLISKIEGRGNGIRTNISNMGEIARSLKRPPMYPTKFFGCELGTMVKFEENEEKAIVNGAHKEKDLVNILDKFIEMYVLCPHCLLPETDIVVKKGILICKCNACGNIGELNNSHKIATYMIKNPPMISTVGSKKKKTKEKKVEKSTKGKSEKTDKNEENNRNGVINSDDEENDDSDDLLDSDKSISNGKKENKKNKKKDNSSSNNNNNNSNNSSSNSKKKKEEENFVLEKECLHFGSPEIKEVIERMKTIFKESTQMNDIQYAEELRVLQVSQCFDSKCRVFICLCSLFEDKISKELLEKNIKYIKKINDTSVTTTDIFLALEYYVNNIAPNSLSIYPYILQVLYNNDIFESKDIIKRYDDDEDGKNENKNNNKSTNSNNINSNNINSNNITTSNNNSNNSTNDSLKTEKLLNNHVNNKDDNNTVNAQIHFDKCKSMAKHFVSWLKDNDSDSEESDDEEEKNTPNNTINSNMGNLKVKSLRINDGNLKREHQSLFSNDYERVFVDSKSEKCDDDIFLDAKDGNVYTGDEEEEIDIDAI; encoded by the coding sequence ATGTCGTACGTTAATATTCCTAGGGATCGGAATGATCCTAATTACAGATACAAAATGCCCAAATTAATTTCGAAAATAGAGGGAAGAGGTAATGGTATAAGAACtaatatatctaatatGGGTGAAATAGCTAGATCATTAAAACGACCACCAATGTATCCGACAAAATTTTTTGGTTGCGAATTAGGTACTATGGTTAAGtttgaagaaaatgaagaaaagGCTATTGTGAATGGAGCACATAAAGAAAAGGATTtagtaaatatattagataAATTTATAGAGATGTATGTTTTATGTCCTCATTGTTTATTACCTGAGACTGATATTGTTGTGAAGAAAGGTATTCTAATTTGTAAATGTAATGCTTGTGGTAATATTGGAGAACTTAATAATTCACATAAAATAGCAACgtatatgataaaaaatcCTCCAATGATTAGTACTGTTGGTAGTAAGAAAAAGAAGacaaaagaaaagaaaGTTGAAAAAAGTACTAAAGGTAAAAGTGAGAAGACagataaaaatgaagagAATAATAGAAACGGTGTAATTAATTCAGATGATGAAGAGAATGATGATTCAGATGATTTATTAGATTCAGATAAAAGTATATCTAATggaaaaaaagaaaataaaaaaaataaaaaaaaagataattcatcaagtaataataataataataatagtaataatagtagtagtaatagtaagaaaaaaaaagaagaagaaaattttGTTTTAGAAAAGGAATGTCTACATTTTGGTAGTCCAGAAATTAAAGAAGTTATTGAAAGAATGAAAActatatttaaagaatcTACACAAATGAATGATATCCAATATGCTGAAGAACTTAGAGTATTACAAGTATCTCAATGTTTCGATTCCAAATGTAGAgtttttatttgtttatgttctttatttgaagataaaataagtaaagaattattagaaaaaaatatcaaatatataaaaaaaattaatgataCTTCAGTTACAACTACAGATATATTTTTGGCCTTAGAGtattatgtaaataatattgcACCTAATTCTTTGAGTATTTATccttatatattacaagttttatataataatgatatatttgAAAGTAAAGATATAATCAAAAGATACGACGACGACGAAGACggaaaaaatgaaaacaagaataataataaaagtactaatagtaataatattaatagtaataatataaatagtaataatataactactagtaataataatagtaataattCCACAAATGATTCATTAAAAAcagaaaaattattaaataaccatgttaataataaagatgataataatactGTAAACGCACAAATACATTTTGATAAATGTAAATCTATGGCTAAACATTTTGTCAGTTGGTTAAAAGATAACGATTCAGATTCTGAAGAAAGtgatgatgaagaagaGAAAAATACACCTAATAATACTATAAATAGTAATATGGGTAATTTAAAAGTTAAATCTCTAAGAATTAACGATGGAAATTTAAAAAGAGAACATCAAAGTCTTTTCTCAAATGATTATGAAAGAGTTTTTGTAGATTCAAAAAGTGAAAAATGCgatgatgatatatttttagatGCAAAAGATGGAAATGTATATACAGGtgatgaagaagaagaaattGATATAGACGctatataa
- a CDS encoding hypothetical protein (conserved Plasmodium protein, unknown function), protein MPQSMKGRVLDFKEVKDYYNKIFTSEVLISLEKDIKLEDLMFSYNYYSYLINENDNVDESYVIPSDYLNSDVDMEYNTDDNIKSNGFILKEQERMYKRNVNYKYSNDDMINYFDPLTSEEEYEEKIEKTFEYLNNLLLSLDRDNIDMNYNHPNGSNSSNNLHLINQICINLNVIKENDNIYKLGNIQVDKCQINQITLIIIAYIITSIFKLSMGRKIIFSNKNINHMLFRTLHLQNIYIQIYTLKNLKKYIIEDGELYDIIHLKMIKLCIFSKSLCSFNRANDILLRLLREKKCHSSDIFDFYFLKKLKLSLDRSDNIQRLRLLDFISDCINITNDEKLCNLFKLDVLSSQNKTPSSINDHTNVNNNNNNININNNNNDGSDMYQLSNVEKQFKEHNQINNNVDKCDECDDEYMNIDDIIYSQVHGLKDIMKKHNYKKEYIYQMIRIDLYKYLYMIYIKDDLLLKINVLEIFSKLIQNINYSNGLNIDNSHLLHNVLYDLKKNDEYILHLSIINSLISYSYMNESILHFLIDSHSNILLKTILQYINNKESDVEKLIVGIKAFGFFFSYKESCNLILNLDKNAHLIVINHISTHSNTNVLLHSINIWLKIFTSKPMDDTWIKNIIHSVLLEKIILILKEIDDNNIQTNIFKLLQLMIPYDIVTTILNEQWIIKGLNDTLENKTYDLKISRYNFFVALYKHNKDIISNNAYADNLIRNFIEPTPKRY, encoded by the coding sequence atGCCTCAAAGTATGAAGGGACGTGTTTTAGATTTTAAGGAAGTAAAggattattataacaaaatatttacaaGCGAGGTACTTATATCTTTagaaaaagatataaagTTAGAAGATTTAATGTTCTCATATAACTActattcatatttaattaaCGAGAATGATAATGTTGATGAGTCATATGTAATTCCAAGTGATTATTTAAATAGCGATGTTGATATGGAATATAATActgatgataatattaagtCAAATggttttatattaaaagaacAAGAACGTATGTATAAGCGTAAtgtaaattataaatatagcAATGATGatatgataaattatttCGACCCTTTAACAAGTGAAGAAgaatatgaagaaaaaattgaaaaaacgtttgaatatttaaacaatttattattatcattagATCGTGATAATATAGATATGAATTATAATCATCCTAATGGATCTAACTCATCTAATAATTTACATTTAATTAATcaaatatgtattaatttaaatgttataaaagaaaatgataatatttacaaaCTTGGTAACATACAAGTTGATAAGTGTCAAATAAATCAAATTACCTTAATTATTATTGCATATATAATTACTAGTATCTTTAAATTAAGTATGGGtagaaaaataattttttctaataaaaatatcaaCCATATGTTATTTAGAACTTTAcatttacaaaatatttatatacaaatatatacattgaaaaatttaaaaaaatatattatagaaGATGGagaattatatgatattatacATTTGAAAATGATAAAGTTGTGTATTTTCAGTAAATCCTTATGTTCATTTAATAGGGCTAATGACATTTTATTACGCCTACTtagagaaaaaaaatgtcATTCTAGTGatatttttgatttttattttttgaaaaagCTTAAGTTATCTTTAGATCGTTCAGATAATATTCAACGATTAAGATTGTTAGATTTTATATCTGattgtataaatattactAACGATGAGAAGTTATGTAATTTATTCAAGTTGGATGTATTGTCTTCACAAAATAAAACACCCAGTAGCATAAATGACCATACAAATGtaaacaataataataataatattaatattaataataataataatgatggTAGTGATATGTACCAGTTATCTAATGTAGAGAAACAGTTTAAAGAACATAACCAAATTAACAACAACGTTGATAAATGTGATGAGTGTGATGATGAATATATGAACATAGATGATATAATTTACTCTCAAGTACATGGtttaaaagatattatgaaaaaacataattataaaaaggaatatatatatcaaatgATTAGAattgatttatataaatatttatatatgatttacATAAAAgatgatttattattaaaaataaatgtattagAAATATTTTCCAAGTTAATTCAGAATATTAATTATTCTAATGGATTAAATATAGATAACTCTCACCTTTTACATAATgttttatatgatttaaaaaaaaatgatgaatatataCTACATTTAAGTATAATAAATTCTTTAATATCATATAGCTATATGAATGAATCTATATTACATTTTCTTATAGATTCACATTCaaacattttattaaaaacaatacttcaatatataaataataaagaaagTGATGTTGAAAAATTAATTGTTGGAATTAAAGCATTTGGTTTCTTCTTTTCATATAAAGAATCTTGTAATCTTATTTTGAATTTAGATAAAAATGCTCATTTAATTGTTATCAATCATATAAGTACTCATTCTAATACTAACGTCTTATTACattcaataaatatatggTTAAAAATTTTTACATCTAAACCTATGGATGACACATGgattaaaaatattatccATTCAGTTCTCTTggaaaaaattattctcatattaaaagaaattgATGATAACAATATACAAAccaatatttttaaattattacaATTAATGATACCTTATGATATTGTTACTACTATTTTAAATGAACAGTGGATTATTAAAGGTTTAAATGATACATTGGAAAATAAAACTTATGACCTAAAAATTAGTAGatacaatttttttgtagCCTTATACAAACATAACAAAGATATTATTTCAAACAATGCCTATGCAGATAACTTAATACGAAACTTTATAGAACCAACTCCCAAAAGGTActaa